ATTCAAAAGATTCAATGTGCTTTTCTAATGTATATTTCTCATTGATGAAAATGGGATCATATCTCAATGTAACCTTTTCCTTTCCTAATCTGTCTGAAAGGTATTTGAAGCTTTCAATCACATCATCAACCGGAGGGACATTAGGTTCCACATCTTCATCATAAGGAGTGATTGTTATATGCCAATATTGGTTGAATTGGGATATCTTATCCAGTTTTTTAAACATCGGATTCGGATTTTTTGTACAGAACATTATGCAGTCGATCAGTTCTGGATTCAATTTGTATGAATAGATTTGGTTTCTTGCATAAGGATTTCTAACATAAACGAACCCTTCATCTATCCTATTGTAGAACCATTCGCTGAAAAATCCGGGAATATCTGTTCTAAGACCAGTATTTAAAATCATTTTAAGACTCCTTATGAAAAATCATTATTCTTTAATCATATATTTATTTGGAACTGATTTTTTAAAAATATTTTTATAAAATAATTTTCATAACTCTTAATATGAATTTTACAATTTTGGCAAAGGGACATAAGAATGTATTGTCCTTGCATAAGTCCACTTTCGAAATAACAAAGGATAAGGACCTCACTTTGTCAGGGGATTGCATTATCGGCTTGGACATTGACAGATCAATGGAGGATTTTCCTATGGAATTTAAGGAAAAATTGGCCAATGATGACACTAAGGTAATCGTCGAATTGAAGACTCCAAATGCCTCTGATGAAATAGAAGGCTTTGGCCATCATGATTTGACATTATCCCATCCAACTGATATCGTTTGCAGAAAGAGCGATTTCATATGTTCCAGAACCTTAATGATTAAGTCTAATAAGGCAGCTATTGATTTGAACAGGGATTTAATTGCCGATTTGGCAAATGCTGAATCTATGGAAGTAAACATTAGGCTCATATAATTAAACTGCTTATTTTTTCTAATTTTGTAGTAATGTTTAAATAAGATAATAAATATATTAGATAGTACTGTACTATTTTCTGTTTTTATGCAGGGGTGGTCGAGCGGTCAAAGGCGCTAGGTTGAGGGCCTAGTGGGTTAGTCCCTTCGCGGGTTCGATTCCCGTCCCCTGCACCATTTTTATAATTATTTCACTATTTTTTTTAACTTTAGATCTTTTAAGTTGTAGCTTTCACTTTTTTTATTTTTAGGGCTTTCATAAGCTATTTTGCTAATTTTCATTAACACATTTTTTAATGGCTTTCATAAGCTATTTTGCTAATTTTCATCAAATTTATATATTTATATAAATAAACTATTAGTATAATAATTCAATATTTAATTTATTTGAGGTGTTTTTAATGAAAGCCGTTATTCCTGCAGCAGGTTTGGGAACAAGATTCTTGCCTGCTACCAAAGCTCAACCGAAAGAGATGTTGCCTGTATATGACAAGCCAACCATTCAATATGTGATAGAGGAATCAGTCAACTCCGGTGTCGACGACATATTGATTGTAACAGGTAAGGGTAAAAGGTCAATTGAAGACCATTTTGACAGATCTTTTGAATTGGAGCATCATTTGAAGACAAAAGGAAAAGAAGAGTTTTTAAAGGAAATCGAATATATTTCTGATTTGGCAGATATTCATTTTATAAGGCAGAAAAAGCAAAAAGGGCTTGGAGATGCAATCTACTGTGCGAAAAAGCATGTGGGAAATGACCCATTTGTTGTAATGCTGGGGGACACAATCACAAAGGATGAAGTCCCATGCACTAAGCAATTGATTGACATTTATGAAAAATACGGCAAATCAGTAATTGCATTGGAAGAGGTTCCTGATGAGAAGGTGGAAAGATACGGTATCATCGGGGGAGAGGAAATTGAACCTAATATCTACAAGATAGATAAGTTGATTGAAAAGCCTCCTTTAAGGGTCGCACCAAGTAATCTGGCGATTATGGGAAGGTATGTCCTAACACCTGATATTTTTGACTGCATTGAAGATGTCGAGCCAGGTTATGGTGGAGAAATCCAATTGACTGACGCACTGTCCAAATTGGATGAAATTTACGGCCAAGTCTTTACAGGAGAATCCTTTGATATAGGTAATCGTATTGATTGGTTGAAGTCTTCCTTAAAGATTGCATTATATGATGAAAAGGCGAAAGATGAAATTTTGAATTTCATTAAAAATGAGATAATCTGATTGATTTTCATTTTCGGATTCTAATTTATCTTATTATTTCAAGTGATTCAATGATGAATGAAAAGGATTCCCAAGAGGAAATAGAGGAGCTGAAGATACAGCTTTCCAATTACAGGAAGGAAAATCGCATTCTTAAGGAAAGGTGCGAATCCTATGAGGATAGGATTGAGCATTTTGCCATTGAGAGGGAAAACCTTTCAAGGGACATTATGCGATTCGAATCCATGGAACTGGAACTGAAGCAGTATGACCTTGAAGATTTGGCTCTTGAAAGCAAGAAACTGAATCATAGGATTGAAATACTTAGAAGGTATCTTAAGACTGAAAGGGAAGACAATGAGAAACTGAATGAACTGATCGATAAGTTGACAAAGGAATTGAATGATGCCAATTATGAAATTGCAGGCTTAAAGAGAGAATTGAAGAAATCAAGGATTCGCCAAAACCAAAGAACATTCTTTTT
The DNA window shown above is from Methanobrevibacter sp. and carries:
- a CDS encoding DUF371 domain-containing protein, with translation MNFTILAKGHKNVLSLHKSTFEITKDKDLTLSGDCIIGLDIDRSMEDFPMEFKEKLANDDTKVIVELKTPNASDEIEGFGHHDLTLSHPTDIVCRKSDFICSRTLMIKSNKAAIDLNRDLIADLANAESMEVNIRLI
- the galU gene encoding UTP--glucose-1-phosphate uridylyltransferase GalU, producing MKAVIPAAGLGTRFLPATKAQPKEMLPVYDKPTIQYVIEESVNSGVDDILIVTGKGKRSIEDHFDRSFELEHHLKTKGKEEFLKEIEYISDLADIHFIRQKKQKGLGDAIYCAKKHVGNDPFVVMLGDTITKDEVPCTKQLIDIYEKYGKSVIALEEVPDEKVERYGIIGGEEIEPNIYKIDKLIEKPPLRVAPSNLAIMGRYVLTPDIFDCIEDVEPGYGGEIQLTDALSKLDEIYGQVFTGESFDIGNRIDWLKSSLKIALYDEKAKDEILNFIKNEII